The Amycolatopsis mongoliensis genome includes a window with the following:
- a CDS encoding helix-turn-helix domain-containing protein has translation MNAVNASAGEQNIGPTARRMILGSQLRRLREEAGITRQQAGYNIRGSESKISRLELGRVGFKERDVTDLLTMYGVEDATERQTFLDMVKQSNEPGWWRRFGDTMPNWFTDLVGLEEAAARIQIWEPLYVSGLLQIEGYARAIFSHGRPEMADERVDQLVALRMRRQKMFSRPDAPRVWMVLDESVLHRPIGGMKVLKQQIEYLLEMSALPHVSVQILPFSRSGLSAEHAFSLLRFGEPELPNIAYVEYLTGAHYIEKREEIEKYSRALDMLAVDSETPERSRALLAKRRAEI, from the coding sequence ATGAACGCGGTGAACGCGTCCGCAGGCGAGCAGAACATCGGCCCCACGGCGCGCCGCATGATCCTGGGCTCGCAGCTTCGCCGACTCCGCGAAGAGGCCGGCATCACCCGCCAGCAGGCCGGATACAACATCCGCGGGTCCGAATCGAAGATCAGCCGCCTGGAACTGGGCCGGGTCGGCTTCAAGGAACGCGACGTCACCGACCTGCTGACGATGTACGGCGTCGAGGACGCGACGGAGCGCCAGACGTTCCTCGACATGGTCAAGCAGTCGAACGAGCCGGGCTGGTGGCGGCGCTTCGGCGACACGATGCCGAACTGGTTCACCGACCTCGTCGGCCTCGAAGAAGCCGCGGCCCGGATCCAGATCTGGGAGCCGCTGTACGTCTCGGGGCTGCTGCAGATCGAGGGGTACGCGCGGGCGATCTTCAGCCACGGCCGCCCGGAGATGGCCGACGAGCGCGTCGACCAGCTGGTCGCGCTGCGCATGCGGCGGCAGAAGATGTTCAGCAGGCCGGACGCGCCCCGGGTGTGGATGGTGCTCGACGAGTCCGTCCTGCACCGGCCGATCGGCGGGATGAAGGTGCTCAAGCAGCAGATCGAATACCTGCTGGAGATGAGCGCGCTGCCGCACGTGTCGGTGCAGATACTGCCGTTCTCCCGCAGCGGCCTGTCGGCGGAGCACGCGTTTTCGCTGCTGCGGTTCGGCGAGCCGGAGCTGCCGAACATCGCCTACGTCGAGTACCTGACCGGCGCGCACTACATCGAGAAGCGCGAAGAGATCGAAAAGTACAGCCGCGCGCTGGACATGCTGGCGGTCGACTCCGAGACGCCGGAGCGGAGCCGCGCTCTGCTCGCGAAGCGGCGCGCGGAGATCTGA
- the purF gene encoding amidophosphoribosyltransferase — MVSDPQVVSDQPEPEPREECGVFGVWAPGEEVAKLTYYGLYALQHRGQEAAGISVSDGSQIVVFKDLGLVSQVFDEQILQSLQGHIAVGHCRYSTTGATIWENAQPIFRTTETGSGLSFAHNGNLVNTAELRERTIAAGLKPHAGLTGSSSDSDLVCGLLAANAADKGIEAAAMDLLPTLKGAFCLVFADENTLYAARDPHGVHPLVLGRLERGWVVSSETAGLDIVGASFVREVEPGELIAIDAEGLRSSRFANPDPKGCVFEYVYLARPDTTIAGRGVHATRVEIGRRLAIEQPVEADLVMPVPESGTPAAIGYAQGSGIPYGTGLVKNAYVGRTFIQPSQTIRQLGIRLKLNPLRDVIRGKRLVVVDDSIVRGNTQRALVRMLREAGALEVHVRIASPPVRWPCFYGIDFASRAELVANGVDLDGIRRSIGADSLGYISLDGLVAAAEQPKSRLCTACFSGEYPIPLPEDALIGKHLLESLDAVNGAAKPVSPAGYGAEDAIRRP; from the coding sequence GTGGTTTCCGACCCGCAAGTCGTGTCCGACCAGCCCGAACCGGAACCCCGTGAGGAGTGTGGCGTCTTCGGCGTCTGGGCTCCCGGGGAAGAAGTCGCGAAGCTGACCTACTACGGCCTCTACGCCCTGCAGCACCGCGGGCAGGAGGCCGCCGGAATCTCCGTCTCCGACGGCTCGCAGATCGTGGTCTTCAAGGACCTCGGCCTGGTCAGCCAGGTGTTCGACGAGCAGATCCTGCAGTCGCTGCAGGGGCACATCGCCGTCGGGCACTGCCGGTACTCGACCACCGGCGCGACCATCTGGGAGAACGCCCAGCCGATCTTCCGCACCACCGAGACCGGCAGCGGCCTTTCCTTCGCGCACAACGGCAACCTCGTCAACACCGCCGAGCTGCGCGAGCGCACCATCGCCGCCGGGCTCAAGCCGCACGCGGGCCTGACCGGCTCGTCGAGCGACTCCGACCTGGTCTGCGGCCTGCTCGCGGCGAACGCCGCCGACAAGGGCATCGAAGCCGCCGCGATGGATCTGCTGCCCACGCTCAAGGGTGCCTTCTGCCTGGTCTTCGCCGACGAGAACACGCTCTACGCGGCGCGTGACCCGCACGGCGTCCACCCGTTGGTCCTCGGCCGGCTCGAGCGCGGCTGGGTCGTCTCGAGCGAGACGGCGGGCCTCGACATCGTCGGCGCGTCCTTCGTCCGCGAGGTCGAGCCCGGCGAGCTCATCGCGATCGACGCCGAGGGCCTGCGCTCCTCCCGGTTCGCGAACCCGGACCCCAAGGGCTGCGTCTTCGAGTACGTCTACCTCGCCCGCCCGGACACCACGATCGCCGGGCGCGGCGTGCACGCCACCCGCGTCGAGATCGGCCGGCGGCTCGCGATCGAGCAGCCCGTCGAGGCCGACCTGGTCATGCCGGTACCGGAGTCCGGCACGCCGGCCGCCATCGGCTACGCGCAGGGTTCCGGCATCCCCTACGGCACCGGCCTGGTGAAGAACGCCTACGTCGGGCGCACGTTCATCCAGCCGTCGCAGACCATCCGCCAGCTGGGCATCCGGCTCAAGCTGAACCCGCTGCGCGACGTCATCCGCGGCAAGCGCCTGGTCGTGGTGGACGACTCGATCGTCCGCGGCAACACCCAGCGCGCGCTCGTCCGGATGCTGCGGGAGGCCGGCGCGCTCGAGGTGCACGTCCGGATCGCGTCGCCGCCCGTGCGCTGGCCGTGCTTCTACGGCATCGACTTCGCGTCGCGGGCCGAGCTGGTCGCGAACGGCGTCGACCTCGACGGCATCCGGCGCTCGATCGGGGCCGATTCCCTGGGCTACATTTCCCTCGACGGCCTGGTCGCGGCCGCGGAGCAGCCGAAGTCGCGGCTGTGCACGGCGTGCTTCTCCGGCGAGTACCCGATCCCGCTTCCGGAGGACGCGCTGATCGGGAAGCACCTGCTGGAAAGCCTCGACGCGGTCAATGGCGCGGCGAAGCCGGTCAGCCCGGCCGGGTACGGTGCCGAAGACGCCATCCGGCGTCCCTAG
- a CDS encoding DUF397 domain-containing protein has protein sequence MAERFENGIPADRLVGAEWRKASYSGAVGNCVEVAPLTGGEIAMRNSRFPTGPALVYTRAEMAAFLAGAKDGEFDDVLS, from the coding sequence ATGGCTGAGCGATTCGAGAACGGCATACCGGCCGATCGGCTGGTCGGAGCCGAATGGCGCAAGGCGAGCTACAGCGGTGCCGTGGGCAACTGCGTCGAGGTCGCGCCGCTGACAGGTGGCGAGATCGCGATGCGCAACTCCCGGTTCCCGACCGGCCCGGCCCTCGTCTACACGCGCGCGGAGATGGCGGCGTTCCTGGCCGGCGCGAAGGACGGTGAGTTCGACGATGTCCTCAGCTGA